The nucleotide sequence TCGCTGAGCAGGCGGTCCAGCGCGGGGCTGAAGAGGATGTGATCCGGCCGGGGGGGGCGGTTGCGGATCTCCTCGAACCGCGCTTTCGCCCAGAAGGGCCTGGGCATGCCCTCCGCCCGGGAGCGGGCCATGCTGTTGATGGACTCGAGCTTGCTCTCCGGGTAGATGGGATCGAGGCCCCAACGTTCGCAGAGCGACTCCAAGTCGGAGAGGGCCCTCTCCTGCCGGCCGGGGGTCAAGGGGTCGTTCTTGAGCAGGGCCTGCCGCACCAGCCCGGCTAGGCGCCGCTCGGCCTCGGCCCGGGGAGTCTTGGGGTCCGCGATCAAGGCGAAATCGTCGGTCTTGGGCGCCGGCGCCGGGCTTGGCGCAGGCGCGGGCGACGGCCCGCCCAAGAGCCCGGCCGCTTCCCACGCCACAGCCGCGTCCGGATGCCGGCGCAGGGCAGCGAGGGCCGCGGTCATGCCCGGCGGCAGGTCCGCGAAGTCATGGTAGCGGGTGGAGACGAGGCGCATGAAATCGTGGGCCTTGACCGGGTCGTCGTCCGCCAGGGCCTGCCGGCCAAGCTCCGCGAGTCCGGCTTCGTCGATCCGGTTGAAGGAGCGCACCGCGTCCATGACGAGCTTGGCCACGGAGCGGCCCGCCACGGCCGGGGCGGGCCAGAGCCTGGCGAAGACCTGCACGTTCTGCCAGCCCTCCTGGAGGCCGTAGACCTCGAGCAAGGTCCGCAGGATTCCTTCGTCGCAGGCGGCTCCTTCCTCGGCGCGGCCGGAGTTGAGCTCGTTGAGCAGTCCCATGAAGGAGCCGAAAGATCCGTGCGATTGCGAGCGCGGCAAGCCCAGGATGGCTTCGGGACGCTCGCGTCCGGGGCCGTCGATCCGGTAGGGCACGGCGTAGCCTTTCTTCTCGATCCATCGGCGCAGGGTGGCCTGGAAGCGCTCGAAGCGCGCGTGTTCTCCCTCATGGGTCAGCGCCCGGACGCCCACCAAGCCGGGCATCACGAAGCCCAACTGGTCGGCGCTCGGGTCGTAGTAGGCGATGGAGCCCTGAGCCTCGTCTGAGACGATGCCGATGCCCCGGCCCGCGAGGAAGCGCAGGACCCGCTGGAAGCGCTTGGCCAGAGCGGAATCCTTGAGGGTCCGGGCCGCCTCGACGATGCCGCGGGCGAGATGGAAGCCGAAGCCGTCTCCGACCAGGAGCGTGTCGCCGTCCCGGGCGACCCTCCGGCCGAGGCTCGCGGCCGTTTGCGTCACGAGGGCGAGCTCCCCGGCCGTGAGGCCCCGCGCGGAGAGGACCTGGGTGGTGTGGCGGCGCTCGGGAAGGAGATTGTCGTAGATCCTCCAGGCGCGGTCCTTCTGGGCGGCGCGGCCGGGGCTCCGGAGCATGACCAGGCCGGCCATGCGCTCCTCCGGCTGCTCCGAGCCGAGAAGGTCCTTCCAGAAGGCGAGGCCATCGGCGACCTCGTAGACGTCGAAGCCCTCATGCTTCTCCACGCGGTAGGAGTGCTTTTGCAGGTTCCCGAGGAAATGTCTCTTGAGGACCTCGGGCAAAGACGCGGCGAAGCCCGCCACCTCCGCCAGGGCGTCCGTCGTGCGCCGGCGCGCCTCCTCGCCGCCCGCGCCTTCCGGCAGCCAGAGGCCGGGGTGTTCGCCAGCGTAGATCCGGCTGATCCGGCTGAAGTCATTGGGCGTGAAGGCCGCGAGCATGAGCGAGCGTTCCTCTTGCGAGGCCAACTTCCCGAGCCTCTCCTCCAGCCGGTCCGCCGCGGCGCCGTCCAGGGCGCCCACCGCGAAGGTGCCGGGGCCCACCGCGATCCTGGCGGGAAGGACGGGAGCCTCTTCGGGGAGCACCGAGGATTTGTCGTAGGCGGCGTCGAGGCAGCGGCCGCCGTCCTCCCGGGTCCGGGCGGCCAGGCTCTCCAGGGACTCGACAGTGGACGCGCGCTCGCGCCCGGCCTCCGGCGTCCGGGGAACGGGGGCGACGGGCTCCGGCGCCAAGATCGCCGGCGGGGCCAGGACCGGGATCGGGACCGGGGTCGCGACCGGGATGGCAGAAGGTCGCAGGGAAGGCGCCAGGAGCGTGGGATCGAGCAATGGCGACCATGGGCCCGCATGGAGAGCACCGGTCAGACGCAGGGCCGGGACCGGCTGCGCGAAAGTCGCGGGCAGAAAAGCCCGTCGCAACGGGATCGAGACGCCGCGAGGAGAAGCCGCGGCAGGGCCGGTCAGCAGGAGCGCGAGAAGGACGGCCCGCGAAGCAGGCCCCCCGTATCGGGGCGACGCCGTGGAGCGCACGTATATATTGAATCACGCGCCCGCGCCCGCGCCTAGAGACTTTGGTCCCAGCTTTCAGCCGCCAATCGGTCCCTGCGGGCGGGCCCGAGGGCTTTGCTCATCGCGGCGGGGCGTTGTAGTAATCGACGGTGAATATCTCGGCGAAGGAATCCGGCGGTCCGTCCGCTGACACCGTCAGGGTGAAGTCATGGTTGGCGGCGACCTCGCGCGCGAAAGGGTTGAGCCAGGGGCTCAAGTCGATTTGAATCGGAGCGGTCCCTGACGCCAGGATAGGGGAGAACTTCCGGTCGTTGACGGCGAAGCGCAGGCTGGTGATCCCCCGGGGATAGACGACGAGTTTGGTCTTGCCGGTGCGGCTGAAAAAGCGCAGAGAGAATCCGCGGTGATCGGGATCGATGATCGCGACGCGGTTCCACAGCGGTTCGCGTTCCTGATAGCGGGTGTCGCTCGCCGGCGGGAGGGCCAGCGCCCGCAGCCTGGCCAGGTACGATCGGGGGTCTTTCAAGTCGACATGGTCCAGGGAAAAGAGGGAGAACCCCTTGAGGTCCTGTTCCCTGGAAAAGAGAAGTTGTCGGGCGGCGGCCTCAGGGGACAGAAGAGGCATATACAAGCCTAGGACGATGCGGCGGCTATCGGCGGTCTCGCGCGCGTTGATGACGCTTTGCCAGTTCTGGGTCGGGTCCTTGAAATAAGACATCAGGACCGCGAAATCGAGCAGATTCGATTGCAGCCAGCCGCGATAGCCGGTGAAGTTCCGCCCATAACCGAGGTTCCAGGCCGCCAGGACGGCGGCGGACACCGCCGCGGCCGGACGTGCCCGCTTGATCTCCTCGCGACAGGATCCCAGCACGGCAGTGATCTGTTTGAGACGCCACTCGTCCCATTCCTGGGTATGCTCGGCCGGCTGGCGGCCGGTCTCCTCCTGGAATCGTCGGATGGAGACCGGATCGTAGCCCGCGCCCGGCGTGCGCGGCCCCATGTGGGCCGGGTAACGGGCGAAGTCGTAGTGGATGCCGTCGACCGCGTAGCGCCGCGAGAGCTCTGCGATGACCTGGACCAGGTGTCGTTGGGCATCGGGATGATTCCAGTTGATCCAGTAGTTCTCCTCGACGTAGCCGGGCTGGGGGTCTTTCGGGTCCGGGAAAGAGGGCTTCCCTGCGGCGTCGCGCATGATCCAATCCGGATGGGCGTTGAAGATGTGCCGCGGATCGACCGGCAAGGTGGTGCTGCTGCGCCAGACGACTCCCAGGTTCACCCAGGCGTGGACCTGAAAGCCCTTTTTATGGCCTTTACGCAGAGCATAAGCCAAGGGATCGAAGTCGTCCGGTTGTCCGCTCAGAGTCTCGGCGCGGGGCACGAAGTCGGAGTGGTAGTAGGCGTCGCCGTTGACCCTCGCCTGCACGAATAACGTGTTGAGTCCGGCGGCCTGGGCCAGATCCATGGCGTCGTCGATGGCTGCCGTGGAGACCATCTGGCGCCAGCCCACGATCCAGCCGGCGCGCATCTCGTTCTGTTCGTTGAACGTCGCCGGAGGGTCCGGGGCGACGGCGATGGCGGCGAGGCCCGTGCCCAGAGGCGCGTCGGCCAGCGCGCGTTTTGCCGGCTGGGAGGCGCAGCCCGCGAGGGATAGCGCGGCCAATCCCGTCAGGCAGCAGCGGCTGTCGCGCCAGCGCATAGCGCATTGTATATCTTTCCCGGGCAGGCCTAAGGCCTGGGTGCGCTTCGTCCGGGATGACATGGCCTGTCGGAACGTTGTTATAATCTCCTCCGATGCGCCGCCATCTCGTCAGAAGAGGGAAGTCCGTGCTGTGCCTTCTCTGCGCCATCGCATTCTCCCCGGGCCAGGCGGCGGCCCGAGCCGATCCCCGGCACTTGAACCGCTACATCTACGAGGATACCCGGCGCTTGGTGGCGCTGGTGGAGGACGCGGCGGACCTCCTGGAGCGCGAGGGCAGCGGAGCTTTCGCGGAGCTGGGCCGCAAGGGCTCGCGCTGGTTCGACGACGAGCGCTACTTCTTCGTGTACGACCGCGACGGCAACTGCGTCTTCCATGCCCAGGAGCCCCACTTGGTCGGGGAGAACCTCATGGACCTCAAGGACATGGACGGCAAGCCCGTGATACGGATGATCACGGACGTGGCCAGGCAGCCCGGGGACCGCGCCAGCGGATGGGTCTTCTACCTCTGGGAGGACCGCGTCCAGATGAGCCCTTCCGCGAAGGGCGCCTATGTGCGCAAGGTGAACGGCCCGGACGGCAAGGTCTACGCCATAGGCAGCGGTCTGTACAATCTGAAGATGGAAAAGGAGTTCGTGCGGGAGCGCGTGACGATGGCCGCGGAGCTGCTGCGGACCAAGGGCAAAGACCGCGCTTTCGCGGAGTTCCGCGACCCCGGCGCGCCTTTCGCCTTCCTGGATACCTTCATCTTCGTCATGCGCATGGATGGCCGGTCGCTGCTGGATCCCGCGATCCTCGTCCACGCGGGGCGGGACCTCAGCGGCTTCCAGGATGCGATGGGCCGCTACGTGGTCCGGGAGATGCTGGAAAAACTGGCCCAGGGGGAGGAGGCCTGGGTCCAGTATCTGTGGCCCAAGCCCGGCGCGTCTTTGCCGTCGCGCAAGGTCGCCTACGTGCGCAAGGTCCGGGTCGGCGGCGAGGATCTCGTGGTGGGCGCCGATTTTTTCATGGCCACGCCCATCTGGATGAGGCTCTGATGGCGAGGAAGCCGGCGAGCCTGATCTACGGCGTGGAGGAGAGGCCGCCTGGCTGGGAGCTTGGTCTCCTGGCGGTCCAGCACATCTTCCTCATGTCGAGCACCTTGGTCCTGCCCGTGGTCCTGGTCCGGGAGATCGGCGGCTCCTTCGGCCAGGTCCAGGCCGTGGTGGCCTTGACCATGATCGCCTGCGGCCTGGGCACCATCCTGCAGGCCCTGCGCTGGCGGGGCCTGGGCTCGGGTTTCCTGTGCCCCAATCTCTGCGGGCCGAATTTCTTCGCCGCCTCCATGTCGGCGGCGTGGCTGGGCGGCCTGCCCCTCATGCGCGGCATGACCATCGTCGCCGGCCTGATGGAAGCCGTGTTCGCGCGGCTGGTGCATCGCCTGAAGTTCCTGTTCCCGCCGGAGATCACGGGCCTGGTGGTGCTCATGGTGGCCGTGAGCCTCGTGCCCATCGGCACGTCCAAGTTCCTGGGCGTCAATTTCACGGGCGAGCCCATCCAGGGCGCCAACCTCCTCGTCGCGGCCCTCACTTTGGCCGTCATGGTCGGCGTCAACGTGTGGGGGAAAGGCAAGCTCAAGCTCTACAGCGTGCTCTTCGGCATGGCGACCGGCTACACGCTCTCCATCGCGGCCGGCCTGACCGGCGCCGAGCAGCTCCGCGAGGTGGCGGCGGCGCCCTGGCTGGCCCTGCCGCGCCTGGAAGGGATGACGGAGCTCTCTTTCCGCTGGTCGCTGGCGCCGACCTTCTGCATCGTCTCCATATGCGGCGCGCTCAAGTCCTTCGGCAACCTCATCATGTGCGAGATGGTCAACGACGAGGACTGGCGCGAGCCGGATGTGCGCCGCATCGGCGACGGCCTGCTGGCGGACGCGGCCTGCGTCACGGTCTCGGGGCTCATCGGAGGGATGGCCTCGGACACCTCGGCCTCCAACGTGGCCCTGAGCCGGGCCTCCGGCGCCACGAGCCGATGGATCGGATTCGCGGCCGGCGCCCTTTTCATCGCCCTGGGCTTCTCGCCCAAGCTCAGCGCCGTGCTCTCCATCATGCCCATGCCGGTGATGGGCGCCATCCTGGTCTTCGTGACCAGTTTCATGATCCTCTCCGGCCTGCAGATCATCCTGTCTTCCGGGGCGGACACGCGCCGGACTTTCGTGATCGGAATCGCGATCATCGCGGGGTTGAGCCTCGACGCCATGCCCGAGCTTTACGCTGGCGTCCCGCGCTGGATCAAGCCGCTGTTCGATTCTCCCTTGACGCTGAGCACGGTCCTGGCCGTCTCCTTGAACCAGGTCCTGAGCCTGGGCGCGAAGAGCGAGGAGCCCGCGCGGGGCAGCGCGCAGCGCGAGGAATGAATCCTACTTCGCCCCGATCGGCGGCCGCTGCGGGGGCTTGACGGAGAACGGCAGGGAGCGCGCTGGCGCGACGCCGGCGGGCATCCTCTCGTAGACGCTGATCTGGCAGGCCATCCACATGCAGGGCGGGCGCAGCGCGCGGAAGGCCGCCTCCAGGCGTCCGGTCCGGGGGCGGGAATAGGCATAGCGCCGCTCGGCCAGCCTGCGCACCCAGTAGCGCTTGGGCTGCTCGTTGACGTGGTGGAGGCCGCCCTGCTTCGGGCGGGCCGCGGAGAGGAGGATGGTGCCGCTGAAACGGATCAGGTTGTCCAGGAACACGCCGCACAGCGGCTCGGGGATGTGTTCGGCCACCTCGAGGCAGAGGACGAGGTCGAATGCGCCCCAGATGTTCTCGAAGGGCTCGGTCAGGTCCTGCTTGTGGATCCGGGCCGGGAATGACTGGTCGGGGGGCGGGAGCACTCCATCGATGGAGAGGACATCCACGCCGCGCGAGGCGAACAGGTGGCTGAAGACGCCGCCCCCGCAGCCGAGGTCCGCGATCCGTCCGGGATGGAACTGACGGTCGATCTCATCCGTGATGATCTGCGCCGAGCGGACATAGTCCGAGTTCTCAGGGCCCCACTCCTTGAAGAAGGCCGCATCGTATATCCGAGCCAGATCGGGCATCATACGGGTAGAGTATAGACAAAGTCGGCGGCCAGGCGCTCGCCGGGGCGCCGGCCGAAAATCACGAAGCCCTCCGCGCGGGAAGGCTTCTCAGGGGACTGGCGGCCCAGTCTGGGTAAAAGGTCGAACTCACCGGATGGCCTTCGCCTGGGTGGAATAAACGATATTTTGTGGTTCTTGCCGTGACTCCACGAACAAACCCGTTGGCTGCGATGGGGATGAAGGGGAACCTCGGATTCCCGCCACTATCTCTAAGCGTCGTAGCTTGGGTCTATGTTATGATGGCTCGATGGGATATATCCCCGGCCGACCAGGAGCTGCAGCGCAGGGAGGGGCGACGGGGAGGCTTCTCACGGTCTTCGCCGCGGCTCTTCTGGCCCTGCCAGGCTGCTCCGGACCGCCGCTCATGGTCGGACGGCCGGGCGCGCTTCTGCCCGAGCCCGCGCCCAACATGGCTTTCGCGGCGATCGAAGGTGACCCGAGCGAGCCCACCTTCTGCGTGGCCAGCGTCTCGGGCCCGATCGATCTGGAATTCTATCTAGTCGAGACAGGGAGGTTCCGGGACCTGCGGCTGCGGTCGCAGGATCGTTCCGGCTGCGCCGTGTTCCTCCACGTCGGGGTGGACGGAGGGAGCACCTTCGCGAACGGTTGGATCAAGGCGCACTCCGCCTTTACGGGCGAACAGTTTTGGGAAGCGCGGGGCAAAGGCGGCTTCGGCCGCTCTGTCTTTCCCGAGCTGATCAGGGCCCTGAGGCTGGCCTTCCAGCCCGGACGCCCGGCTTTTGAGCAACTGGCGCAGAGCAAGGCCAAAGGCCAAAGTCAGGTCGCCTCCGCTCCCGCCGCTGCGCCGGCCGCGGCGGAGATCGTATCGGACGTCGACCAGGCGCCGTCCACCGCGAGGGTCCGGATCAAGGGCCACGCCGTCATCATCGGCGTCTCGCGGTACCGCCAGGCCCTGCCGCGCGCCGACTTCGCCGACCGGGACGCCCAGGCGATGGCTCGGTATGCCAAAGGTGTCCTCGGGTATCCGGACGCGAACGTGGCGGTGCTCGTCGACGACGGCGCCTCGAAGAGCGACTTCGAGAAGTACCTGGAGCGCTGGCTTCCCAACCGGGTCGAAGCGGACGACGAGGTGTTCGTCTATTTCTCCGGCCACGGCGCGCCCAAGCCCAGCACCGGCGACGCCTACCTCGTCCCGTTCGATGGGGACCCGACTTATCTCGACGAGACGGGCTACTCGCTCAAGCGGCTCTATGCCGCGCTCGCCAAGCTCCCGGCGAAGCGGACGACCGTGGTCCTGGATTCATGCTTCAGCGGCGCCGGCGGCCGTTCGGTCATCGCGCAGGGGACGCGGCCGCTGGTCACCGTCAAATTGTCCTCGGTCCCGGAGCGGATCACCGTGATCTCCGCCGGCGCGGCGGAGCAGGTCAGCAATTCCTTCCGGCAGCAGGGCCACGGCCTGTTCACCTATTTCTTCCTGAAGGGCTTGCAGGAGAAGGGCGCCGACCTCAAGGAGGTCTTCGCGTACCTCAAGCCCGAGGTCACCAGGGTCGCGCGGCAGGAGTACAATGCCGACCAGGAGCCGCAGTGGCGGGAAGGCCGATAGCCGCGGCTTTCCTCCTGCCGTTGCAATCCGTGCATTTGATTGGATAAGCATTGAAAATGCGCCCCAGACACGCTGGCAAACCTCGTACACGACGGCTCGCCGCTTGCACAACTCTCGCCGCAGCTCTTCTTTCCGCAGCGCCCCGCGGCGCCGCGGCGCAGGCCTCCGATTGGTGGTCGGCCTGCACGGAGGAGCGGCAGAGGTTCTGCGGGAACGTGGAGCCGGGCGGAGGCCGGGTCATGATATGTCTCGACGGGCACGAATCCGAGCTCTCCGCCGCCTGCCGCAGCGCGAGGACAGTGCCCGGCGCAAGCCACATCCACCCGGCTCCCGCAGCCCCGCCCGCTGCGGAGCAGCCGCCGGCAGCACCCGCCGCCAAATCGGCCGCCGTCGTCTCCGGGCCGATGGCCGCTCGCCGCGCCCAGGTCCTGGCCTATATCGCCGGCCTGCCCAAGAGGGCGAATAAGAAGGTCCTCTCAGGACAGCATGCCGGGGATTCTCAGCCGGCTCAAAATCCATTCTGCGCGCAGTCCGGTTACGCGAAATTCATCGACGCCCTGGCGGCCTCCACGGGCAAGCGCGTCGCCATAGCGGGAGGAGCCTATGACGCGCTCATGCCTTCTCCGGCGCCGCTGCGCCGCCTGCTCGCGGTCAATGCGGTCATGAAGGCGCACTGGGACCGGGGCGGCTTGGTGGAGCTAGGCGTCGCCGCCCACAATCCCTGGACCGGGGGGCCGGCCAACGACCCCAAGTTGAACGGACATCGCCTCGTCGAGGCGGTCACACCCGGCACTGCCGCCAACAAGGCCTGGATGCGGCAGCTCGACGACTTCGCGGCCGCTCTGGCCGATCTGCAGGACTCCGGCGTCGTCGTGCTTTGGCGTCCCTTCCCTGAGTTCAACGGCGACTGGTTCTGGTGGGGGGCCGCGCCGGACGGCGCAGATTACGTCGCCCTGTGGCGGCATATGCACGACTACCTCGTCGGAACCAAGAAGCTCGACAACCTGATCTGGGTCTGGGCCGCCACGCGCGAAGCGGGCCCCTGGGTCCAGCCGATCGACAAATATTATCCGGGCGACGCCTATGTCGACATCGTGGGCATCGACATCTACAACGACACGCTCGACGGAGCCGCCGTCAAGGCCTACCGGGAGCTGTCGCGCCATGGCAAGCCCTTCGCCCTGGCCGAATACGGCCCCGACAACAAGACGACGACCAAGACCGGCGCGCTGGACCTGACCACGCTGATAAGCCAGATCAAGGCGGTCATGCCGGATGTGGTCTACTTCAAGACCTGGGCCGACTATACAGGCCCCGCCGGGAACATGTACTGGTCGCTCCTATCGAACCAGAAGGCGGCAGAGTTGTTGTCGGATCCCTGGGTGGCCAACGCGGACGATCTGCCGAGATTCGGACGAGCTCTCCAGCGGCCCGGTCCCTGAAAGAAAGAACCGGAAGCGCGGGCGTCGCGATTCCGGTTTTGCTATGCGGTCTTGTCTTCGAAGCTGGCGGCCCAGTCTGGTCAAAAAATGGAACTCACCGGGCGGCCTTCACCTGGGCGGAATGAATTCCACAACGCGCTATTCCCAGCAGAAACGCAGCAAGTGCGTTTTTTGGAGGTGGAATATAATGTCGTTGCAGATTCACATTCGGCATGATCCGGATTGCTTCAGATGCCACCTGGCGCCGCGGGCGTAGCCTTGGCAGGCCATTAGTCCGAGCCGGCGAAGGTGGTTAAGGTCATCTCTGAGGGCTCTTGCAGTGGCAGCCGATTCTAAGAGGGGTAGGAACGAGTATCTATTCGCAGACCGGGATTTGGCCGGCATTCTGCTCAGGAAGAATGGGCACAAGCGCGCTCTTGGAGTGAGGCCATGCCGACCCCGATCTGCCGGGCGCCTGGGAGGTCTCGCGGGTGCGACACCCAATGCCATCGCTCAGGCCTGATTACAATTTGGTAGGACAGCCTACTAATCTGTTGAAAGGAATCGGTTTTTCTGTTAAACTAACTGGAACCCCATGAAACTATTCCTGAGGCCGATGACCCAGCTGCTTTTGCACCGCCTGCGGGAGCCGCAGAAGCTCTTGCAGATCCTTATCGGTCCCCGCCAGGTAGGTAAGACGACAGCTATCGATCAAGTGACCAAGTCGCTGCGCCGCAAGGGCTTTGCAACGATTTCGGTCAATGCTGATGCGCTCGCCTCGCCGCCCAAGGCCTGGATTGCCGAGCATTGGGCAAAGGCGAATGCCCTGGCGAAGTCCGACAAGCCTGTCGTGTTGGCCTTTGACGAGCTCCAGAAGATCCCTGGCTGGAGCGAGATCGTTAAGAAGGAGTTTGATGCGAATCAGAAATCGAAGCCGGCAAGAAGGCCGCGGGTCGTGATTTCGGGTTCGTCGGCACTCATGGTGGAGCGGGGTCTGACCGAGAGCCTGGCCGGGCGGTTCGAGCTAATCCGCTTCCCCCATTGGGGGCTCGATGAGGAATCGCGCGCTTTTAAAGTCGGCCTGGATCGGTATATTGCGCTCGGCGGTTATCCCCGATTGAGAGAATTTGCTGGCGACAGCGACCGGTTCCTCGAGTACGTCCGCGATTCAATCATCGAATCGGTGATCAGCAAGGACATTCTCTTGCTGCATCCTGTCGAGAAGCCGGTTCTGCTGCGGCGGCTCTTCGAATTCGCCTGCCATCATCCGGCAGAGATCGTTTCGCTTCAGAAAATGTTGGGCCAGTTGACCGACCAA is from Elusimicrobiota bacterium and encodes:
- a CDS encoding caspase family protein; the encoded protein is MGYIPGRPGAAAQGGATGRLLTVFAAALLALPGCSGPPLMVGRPGALLPEPAPNMAFAAIEGDPSEPTFCVASVSGPIDLEFYLVETGRFRDLRLRSQDRSGCAVFLHVGVDGGSTFANGWIKAHSAFTGEQFWEARGKGGFGRSVFPELIRALRLAFQPGRPAFEQLAQSKAKGQSQVASAPAAAPAAAEIVSDVDQAPSTARVRIKGHAVIIGVSRYRQALPRADFADRDAQAMARYAKGVLGYPDANVAVLVDDGASKSDFEKYLERWLPNRVEADDEVFVYFSGHGAPKPSTGDAYLVPFDGDPTYLDETGYSLKRLYAALAKLPAKRTTVVLDSCFSGAGGRSVIAQGTRPLVTVKLSSVPERITVISAGAAEQVSNSFRQQGHGLFTYFFLKGLQEKGADLKEVFAYLKPEVTRVARQEYNADQEPQWREGR
- a CDS encoding glycosyl hydrolase, which encodes MICLDGHESELSAACRSARTVPGASHIHPAPAAPPAAEQPPAAPAAKSAAVVSGPMAARRAQVLAYIAGLPKRANKKVLSGQHAGDSQPAQNPFCAQSGYAKFIDALAASTGKRVAIAGGAYDALMPSPAPLRRLLAVNAVMKAHWDRGGLVELGVAAHNPWTGGPANDPKLNGHRLVEAVTPGTAANKAWMRQLDDFAAALADLQDSGVVVLWRPFPEFNGDWFWWGAAPDGADYVALWRHMHDYLVGTKKLDNLIWVWAATREAGPWVQPIDKYYPGDAYVDIVGIDIYNDTLDGAAVKAYRELSRHGKPFALAEYGPDNKTTTKTGALDLTTLISQIKAVMPDVVYFKTWADYTGPAGNMYWSLLSNQKAAELLSDPWVANADDLPRFGRALQRPGP
- a CDS encoding family 10 glycosylhydrolase, translating into MRWRDSRCCLTGLAALSLAGCASQPAKRALADAPLGTGLAAIAVAPDPPATFNEQNEMRAGWIVGWRQMVSTAAIDDAMDLAQAAGLNTLFVQARVNGDAYYHSDFVPRAETLSGQPDDFDPLAYALRKGHKKGFQVHAWVNLGVVWRSSTTLPVDPRHIFNAHPDWIMRDAAGKPSFPDPKDPQPGYVEENYWINWNHPDAQRHLVQVIAELSRRYAVDGIHYDFARYPAHMGPRTPGAGYDPVSIRRFQEETGRQPAEHTQEWDEWRLKQITAVLGSCREEIKRARPAAAVSAAVLAAWNLGYGRNFTGYRGWLQSNLLDFAVLMSYFKDPTQNWQSVINARETADSRRIVLGLYMPLLSPEAAARQLLFSREQDLKGFSLFSLDHVDLKDPRSYLARLRALALPPASDTRYQEREPLWNRVAIIDPDHRGFSLRFFSRTGKTKLVVYPRGITSLRFAVNDRKFSPILASGTAPIQIDLSPWLNPFAREVAANHDFTLTVSADGPPDSFAEIFTVDYYNAPPR
- a CDS encoding ATP-binding protein, which codes for MKLFLRPMTQLLLHRLREPQKLLQILIGPRQVGKTTAIDQVTKSLRRKGFATISVNADALASPPKAWIAEHWAKANALAKSDKPVVLAFDELQKIPGWSEIVKKEFDANQKSKPARRPRVVISGSSALMVERGLTESLAGRFELIRFPHWGLDEESRAFKVGLDRYIALGGYPRLREFAGDSDRFLEYVRDSIIESVISKDILLLHPVEKPVLLRRLFEFACHHPAEIVSLQKMLGQLTDQGNVTTIASYLDLLAKAFLIVPLQKYSPEILRVRSSSPKLIVSAQALIAAVQGPTPQELIKNRALYGRWAENAVGAHLLQAGFEVFYWRERDEEIDFVTRRRGVICAIEVTASQKKRSGRALQQLAKKIGVSKTLVIGPGGIELGDFLKTDPAGILI
- a CDS encoding purine/pyrimidine permease — its product is MARKPASLIYGVEERPPGWELGLLAVQHIFLMSSTLVLPVVLVREIGGSFGQVQAVVALTMIACGLGTILQALRWRGLGSGFLCPNLCGPNFFAASMSAAWLGGLPLMRGMTIVAGLMEAVFARLVHRLKFLFPPEITGLVVLMVAVSLVPIGTSKFLGVNFTGEPIQGANLLVAALTLAVMVGVNVWGKGKLKLYSVLFGMATGYTLSIAAGLTGAEQLREVAAAPWLALPRLEGMTELSFRWSLAPTFCIVSICGALKSFGNLIMCEMVNDEDWREPDVRRIGDGLLADAACVTVSGLIGGMASDTSASNVALSRASGATSRWIGFAAGALFIALGFSPKLSAVLSIMPMPVMGAILVFVTSFMILSGLQIILSSGADTRRTFVIGIAIIAGLSLDAMPELYAGVPRWIKPLFDSPLTLSTVLAVSLNQVLSLGAKSEEPARGSAQREE
- a CDS encoding cache domain-containing protein — protein: MRRHLVRRGKSVLCLLCAIAFSPGQAAARADPRHLNRYIYEDTRRLVALVEDAADLLEREGSGAFAELGRKGSRWFDDERYFFVYDRDGNCVFHAQEPHLVGENLMDLKDMDGKPVIRMITDVARQPGDRASGWVFYLWEDRVQMSPSAKGAYVRKVNGPDGKVYAIGSGLYNLKMEKEFVRERVTMAAELLRTKGKDRAFAEFRDPGAPFAFLDTFIFVMRMDGRSLLDPAILVHAGRDLSGFQDAMGRYVVREMLEKLAQGEEAWVQYLWPKPGASLPSRKVAYVRKVRVGGEDLVVGADFFMATPIWMRL
- a CDS encoding methyltransferase domain-containing protein, which gives rise to MMPDLARIYDAAFFKEWGPENSDYVRSAQIITDEIDRQFHPGRIADLGCGGGVFSHLFASRGVDVLSIDGVLPPPDQSFPARIHKQDLTEPFENIWGAFDLVLCLEVAEHIPEPLCGVFLDNLIRFSGTILLSAARPKQGGLHHVNEQPKRYWVRRLAERRYAYSRPRTGRLEAAFRALRPPCMWMACQISVYERMPAGVAPARSLPFSVKPPQRPPIGAK